A genomic segment from Stegostoma tigrinum isolate sSteTig4 chromosome 1, sSteTig4.hap1, whole genome shotgun sequence encodes:
- the LOC125455892 gene encoding homeobox protein Nkx-2.5-like — MLPSPAASSTPFSVKDILNLELRHEKHWILDHGGATPDVLPSSCMLEQGYQSKCTVLPGLGNEVMKPHIQKSHAVFPARVSVIDTPSSSEPRMEIAIDSNSPDGKAMDKKTTRDARRSDALEGSGRRARRKPRVLFSQAQVYELERRFKQQRYLSAPERDHLANVLKLTSTQVKIWFQNRRYKCKRQRQDKHLELGAAPAAPRRVAVPVLVRDGKPCLGASPSYSAPYNVSVAPYSYNIYPTYPNYSTGTCDGDYSCMYSSMATMQQTASASPFVNMGMNFNVGNGNYSAAQSQAHQNPGVSALQGSLHGIRAW, encoded by the exons ATGCTTCCGAGCCCCGCAGCTTCGAGCACCCCATTCTCTGTCAAGGATATTTTAAACCTGGAACTTCGCCATGAAAAGCACTGGATCCTAGATCATGGGGGCGCAACTCCGGATGTCCTGCCTTCCTCTTGTATGCTGGAGCAAGGATATCAGTCCAAATGCACCGTGCTACCGGGCCTTGGCAATGAGGTGATGAAACCTCATATCCAGAAGAGCCATGCGGTATTTCCAGCTAGAGTGAGTGTGATTGATACCCCGAGCTCCAGCGAGCCGCGGATGGAGATCGCCATTGACAGCAACAGCCCAG ACGGGAAGGCTATGGATAAAAAGACGACGCGTGATGCGAGAAGGAGCGATGCTCTTGAAGGCTCTGGGAGGAGGGCTCGGCGGAAACCGCGAGTGTTGTTTTCTCAGGCCCAGGTCTATGAGCTGGAGAGACGCTTCAAGCAGCAAAGATACCTCTCCGCCCCAGAAAGAGATCATCTAGCAAATGTGTTAAAGCTGACATCGACACAGGTCAAGATCTGGTTCCAGAACCGCAGGTACAAATGCAAGAGACAGCGCCAGGATAAACATTTGGAATTGGGAGCAGCGCCTGCTGCCCCCCGTCGGGTTGCTGTGCCTGTGTTGGTACGGGACGGGAAGCCTTGCCTTGGAGCATCCCCTTCCTACAGCGCACCATACAATGTCAGCGTGGCACCGTACAGCTACAATATTTATCCCACTTATCCCAACTACAGCACTGGCACCTGTGACGGAGACTACAGCTGCATGTATTCGAGCATGGCTACAATGCAGCAGACCGCGTCTGCCAGCCCCTTCGTCAACATGGGCATGAATTTTAATGTTGGCAACGGGAATTACTCGGCAGCGCAGTCGCAAGCCCACCAAAATCCCGGAGTGTCGGCTCTGCAAGGTTCTTTGCATGGAATCCGAGCCTGGTAA